In the genome of Nycticebus coucang isolate mNycCou1 chromosome 12, mNycCou1.pri, whole genome shotgun sequence, one region contains:
- the TAS2R42 gene encoding LOW QUALITY PROTEIN: taste receptor type 2 member 42 (The sequence of the model RefSeq protein was modified relative to this genomic sequence to represent the inferred CDS: inserted 1 base in 1 codon; deleted 2 bases in 1 codon; substituted 3 bases at 3 genomic stop codons), with protein MSRAAESIFMSVTVVEFTTGISENGLVRSHLETAGFLIRMLGNVLIAPVKCSECVKNQKVSSADFILSCLAILTLLFESCVLGLDSHVXKTTYVLAKSIGMIWRLITXLPACLFSFKVAGISHSSFFWLRWRMNRVTAVHVVLLIFSLFLVIFHFPLLEMFSAPXLNTSTTDKSNLTLYLVESKTLCVKNMAFLSLMYFIPLILSLTLMVLLFLLSVRPTRNSELSSLDSRDSSTEAPERTMKMVMSFLFLFIVHPPTHTQVARWIFSICWNKYIKFVMLTCVFLSGHSYILILXSDSSLRVLYHIRSHMQRSNPLPLEAAFPGSFMRR; from the exons ATGTCACGGGCAGCGGAGAGCATCTTCATGAGTGTAACTGTGGTGGAATTCACAacaggaatttcggagaatggaCTG gtgaggtcccacctgGAAACAGCAGGCTTCTTAATCAGGATGTTGGGGAATGTGCTCATTGCACCAGTAAAGTGCTCTGAGTGTGTCAAAAACCAAAAGGTCTCCTCTGCTGACTTCATCCTCAGCTGCTTGGCTATCTTGACATTACTCTTTGAGTCATGTGTATTGGGACTAGATTCACATGTATAGAAGACTACTTATGTACTAGCAAAATCTATTGGTATGATTTGGAGACTAATCACTTGACTACCTGCCTGCCTTTTCTCCTTTAAGGTAGCCGGCATCTCCCACTCCTCTTTCTTCTGGCTGAGGTGGAGAATGAACAGAGTGACTGCTGTTCATGTTGtgcttcttatattttctttgttcttagtaattttccattttccgTTGCTGGAAATGTTTTCTGCTCCTTGATTGAATACCTCTACGACAGATAAAAGTAATCTGACTCTATATTTAGTTGAAAGCAAAACTCTCTGTGTTAAAAACATGGCTTTTCTTAGCTTGATGTATTTCATCCCCCTCATTCTGTCCCTGACCTTAATGGTCCTTTTATTTCTACTCTCTGTGAGGCCCACTAGAAATTCGGAGCTGAGCTCCCTGGACTCTAGAGACTCCAGCACAGAGGCCCCCGAAAGGACCATGAAAATGGTGatgtctttcctcttcctcttcatagttcac ccccccacacacacacaagtagcAAGGTGGATATTTTCTATATGTTGGAACAAGTATATAAAGTTTGTCATGTTGACATGTGTCTTTCTCTCAGGCCATTCATATATTCTGATTC ATTCTGATTCAAGCTTGAGGGTACTGTACCATATTAGGAGCCACATGCAAAGATCAAATCCTTTACCTTTAGAGGCAGCATTTCCAGGATCCTTTATGAGAAGATAA